AAGTATTGATGTTGCACAGATAAGGGAAAGATCTGCAGCTTTGAACTGAGTGTCAGTGTTCGTAGCATTACAGTTACTCTTGATATCTTTGGATCAATCAGGAGATTATATGTTAAATGACTGGATTCTTTTGCCTATGAGCTTAGATTTTTGcttgagtttgaaaaattaaaggATAGAGACGCGTGCAATCAAGAACTTGAAATCGGAGCAGACATCAAGTGTCATTCCTTACACCGATGCTTCAATCTATGAACATTCTTGTTTTCCTAAATAAGCTTAAGTAACGCATAGCTTATAAATGGGGTCATTGTGCAAAAACGACTATTTTCAAAGAATAATAAGAAAATTTCTCTGGAATAGAGGTGAAGACAAACCAAATTACCTAATAATCAAATCGACGAATATGAACACTATTTTGGTGGTTTAAGTTTAAGCCATGATCATAAAATTGGGAATTAATGTGTGAAAGACTCAGAACCACACTCggttcaataaataaataaatcaaatttaaacacaattttaaatttattaagaTAAACAAATATGATCAATGACAAAATCAGaattaaaaaatcaagaattaaaagcataagagtaaaactctttttttttctttgaaaaaaaggTGTTTTCCCTACTAATGCATTATAATCTCcttgtttccttttttctttttttttttctatgttccttttttttgtaCATTCCTCCctgttttgttatttgttttttctattttgttaTTATATTTTTGAAGTATATAGTACGATTGTTACAAATGATTCTATATTAAAGGAAAGGAAAGGCGGATGAATCTATCCAATTTTTTGAGAGGCAGAGAAGAAGTTAAATAACCTTCGATTCTATTTTAGAAAATTCTAGAGAGGAAAAAGGGGTTCGACCCCTAGGCCCTAACCTGCGGCGAGCGAGGGACCTAACATAAttgtcttttttatttttaatttttcggTTTGTCCACCTGTCCTGTGAAACCTGTACCAGAGTAATTAGTTAACAACAATACTGAAGCATAGTCTCCCAGCCAGTCACAGACTGGGAGTAAAGACACACGAGCAAGTACAACAGGGACTTATCCAACCTTTTCGTCGGCCGCTCCCGATACCAAATCTTAACAGAAACTCGATCGGACTCACCGAGTTATGGGCGGCGAGACGAAGTACGAGATCCATCAAAACGCTTACATAAAGCTGGTCCTCCACGCCCTAAAGCACAAGACCTCCGCCGTCAACGGAGTCCTCCTGGGCCGGCTCTCTGGCGATGACACCGTCGAAATCGTCGACTCAGTCCCTCTTTTCCATTCCCAGATCGGTCTTCTCCCTCCCCTGGAAATCGCTCTTATTATGGTCAGTTTGTTTTGCAGGAAAGACTCAATCTTgggattttatttttctggtttttctgTTAAAATTTGAACTTTCTAATTGGAATTTCAGATCGAAGAGTATTATAACGATAAAGGGTTGAGCATTGTGGGCTATTTTCATGCGAACGAAAGATTTGATGATTTTGAGCTAAGCAATGTGGCGAAGAATATTGGTGATCACATTAGCAAATATTTTCCTGGAGCTGCTTTGCTTTTGGTATGTATACTTTATTTAGTTATAACCGTTCAGTTACTCGAACTCTAGCTTTTTGTAGATATGAGAAGTATTAGAATTTGTAAAGTAATGAGAAATATTTGAAACTTTGAGTGAATGGTAATGTATGGCATTGCAGCTGGATAACAAAAAGCTTGAAGCTCTGCCGAAAGGGAAAGATGGGAATCCTGTGATGCAGGTCAGTTTTCTGCAATGTTTCATGTATTTTATGGTTATTGGGATCTCTGTTTTCACTATGTTTAGTTGGAACTGAGGTTTTTAGTTGGTTGTTAACTTGAAATTGACGGAATGGCAAAAGAAGCTTCCTTTGCTAGAATTGATGACGATTTCCTGAAGAAAGCATCTATGCTCTGCTTTATTGTGTTATATTAGACAAATAACTGTGATTGCTCCAATTGATTATGCATGAAAAACAATTTTCAGTCACTCCTTGCACATAAACAACTAGCTCCTACAAATCCTTTTTTATTCTCCATACATGTAATATGTCATGAAACTGGTTACTGTATGAGAAATTAGAAACTCTGATGTTTTTAATGGATGGCTTGACCTTTTGTggtttttgtgaattttagaaGCTATAATTAGCTTGACTTCATCTCCTTTCTTGTATTCCTTTCTTTGATGTCGAATAAAACACGAATTTCTCCTGATGGCTTGATGTTCTGTTCATCTTTACTGATATTTACatgattttcttaatttttttggaCCAAACTATTTTACTAAGATCGCCTTCACAGAAGGTTATACATGttttgattttactggtcattTCATGAGCTTATAATGAATTAATCATGCATTAAATTCTTTACCATCAAGGGAGACCCGGCATACTGTTGCAATGCTACTTTAGCTATGTGCATACTAAGCTTGAATCTTTTGTCCTCTATTTTCATTGGGTGTTTTGAGGTGGAACCTGTTCCAATCTTCATCATACAGCAATGCAGATATATATTTTCCTCTTTTGGTGATGACCTTCTTATTCCTTATAAACAATATTTTTAGTTATCCATGTTGTTTATAACATATTGGTTGTCCATTTGTGGAAAATGGCATCTTATAGAGCTGGATGATTATAATGTGATTTTCCCCATTCTGTGAGCTTAACATTATTCGAGATTCGTAAGATTAACTTATTTAGTTGTCCGCTCTACTTGTCTTCTTTGCCTTCTCAGCTTTACACAAAGGATACATCTAGGAGTTGGAAGCTAGTTGGATCAGATAGGCTGACTGTCAAGGAGCCTTCAGCCAATGTGATCCTTTTGGATTTTATATCATCTAAGAAATGGAAGGATATCACAGATTTCGATGACCACCTTGATGATATTAGCAAGTAATAACTGTCTCTATTGTCTTCTTTTAAACCAAAtagaaatatcaaatattaaagcTGTCTCTAAAGTTTTGAGCGTGTTAGCTGAATTTACTATTTCCCTTTCTATTGCAGGGACTGGCTAAACTCAGACCTTTTCAACTAAAGTTCGATTTCAGAGTCATTTTGTTCTCTGCAACTGCTGGCAATTCTTAATTATTTTTCTCAGTGGCATTGATAAGAGATTGCAACACCAATTGCTCTCTGAAAGACCTAATATGATGAAGATCAATACTTTAAGCTGGCGTAGAAGAAACATTTTTCATGGTGTATTTGATTGTCAATGGTTCTTTGGTAGTATAACTTTCAAATAGAAACTGGATATTTACCTTTGAAGAATAGCTTGTGTATCTGATACCTTAAAAATATTTATCTTAGAAGAATTTGAAGATTCTGTTTGCAGTGCAGCAGATCGCGGTGTCTTCATTGGGAAGATACCTCCTATTTTCTGTGGTGTTTTGTGTTGTTATGGAGGTGAAATGGATAATACCCCTTTTCTTATCATGCGCTGACCAATTCAATTAATGGAGTTAATGAATGCTGGATTTTTTTTATGATGAGAATTGGCATATATAGCTTTAGGTTGTTAAACTTTGCTTTCATATAATTGAAAGTGAAGGAAAAGTTTTCATTTTTATGGCTCGGTGTTTTATTGTTACAAAAGTGTTTGGGTCTATGTTTCAGTGCAACACGGATGGGGTTGTCAATTTCTTCCGTCGTCATCATCAGATTCTTGTTCCTGCTGGAATAACTGCATTTTACAAATAAAGCAATTGTTGCATGTTTGATATGCTTGCATCCCCTGCCTCGAGCGCAAGTGAAAAGTCTTTGAGCTTCTACTCTGGTGCTTCACATGATAACAAATTCAACTGCGGCATGCTTGTGAAGCAGCATGTGAAATTTAGGTGTTTACCTGGGGCCTGGGCTGATGCTCTTTTTCTGGCCAAGTAGGGGGGAAAAATAGTACCATTTTGAAAAGTTGGCATGATATTTCTGGACATTTAAAGGATGGAGACGCATGTCTGATGATGCTTCCTCGGTGTGTAGGCGAAATTGGAAAACAAACGATAATCTGTTAAAGTAAATAATATGACCATTATTGAATCATCCTGTGCAAACGTACGAAAGAGGACAAGTAAGATTGGATTGCATCCATCAATCTGCTGAGATGCTGCTATTGCTTGAttaattaaatttcattccttTCTTTTACGGGTTAGATTTGCTAGTTTGTTTCAGAAGTAGCTCAACCTATTTATCTGTCTCTGCGCCTTTGAACTTTCCTCTAAAGCTAATATGACATCAGAGTCAAATTTCGAACCGGAGTTTGATCACCAACCCGTACTGTAACATTTCTTCCAGCGTCAATATATAAGCATACCACCTACAACAGCTATCAAATTAACTATCATCGTCCATTGAATAGGAAAAATGAAACTCGTGCCCAGGTACTGCAGTATAGCCTTGGTGTTCATCTTGTCTTTCTCCTCGAGGGTGGAGGAAATCCGTGCTCAAGACCAATCTTGCATACAACGACTTCAGCCTTGCATGGACTACCTGAATGGGAACAGGGATCCACCTAGCAGTTGTTGCGACCCCCTAAAAGTTGTAATCAGATCAGAGCCGGAATGCCTGTGTAGTATGATCAGCATCAGGGGAGCTAATCAAGCTGAGAGGGCTGGAATTAACATAACTCAGGCTCAACAATTGCCCGGCAGGTGTGGGGTGCATATTAATCCTCTTGGCTGCATTCTTGGTATGCTGCTTAATTTTCTCCCCGACTGACATATAATTTGGCTTATTCTAGTGgggttttaaaatttttttgccaGAAATTGGAAAGggccttttcctttttttggtcgtgaaaattttggagaacGGAAGCTGAAAGTACTTTCTCGGGTGTGCTtttgttaaaaattttcaaGGTTAACAAAACATTGGAACGAGCAAACAGTTTAAGAAACTTTAAGCTGCAATAAATGGTTAGAATCAGATTTCGACTTTATACATGTTTCGTCATTGTTTCAGGTGCTCCCACTTCAAGTTCTGCTAGCTTCTCATTCCGGGTTCCAAGCATGGCTGCGGTTGCTGGTTCATGGATGATGGTATCAATTATCTTTAGCACGTTGTAATGCATTGGATAGGAGAAATAGTCTAGCAACAATTTtcgatttgaagaaaaattcttGTACTGACTGATAGTAATGTTAGTAGTTAAAAATATGTTTGTTTGGCTGCTCCTGTTTTCGAATCTTTCAAGAAGTCTAAATCTTTACATGGAGGAAAATATGCAGTTTATCGGCGAAttctttcttgagttttttCCCCCAGGAAACAGTAGAACGTTTTGCAATAGATTGGAAACATAATAAGGAGACTAATGTCGAATGTGTGTAGACCACAGAAAggataaaaagaagaaatgaaattgCAATGCAGCAAAAAACGGACGCAAATTGAATGTCAAAGGTTAAGCATTAGTTTCTTATACCTCATCACATAAGTTTATTTATGTACATAGACGCCCGGAAATTGCACTGTTCCACAAGGATTAATCAAGAATATGGGaattaaattgttcaattttTGTTGTTAAGGGCAAGGAAGAAGTGACACGGATCGCACCTCTAGCTTGTAGGAAAACAAGCAGCTCGTGAcagaaggaagagaaaaaaaaaagttgtgtGTTCTTAAGAtgtatttattaaaaattttagaTGTTTTTAGAAGGTTTCTGTAACTAAAGTAAGTAAGGGAAAAACAAGTAGTATTATACAAACACCCTAGAAAACCGAGGTGTCATGTTCATCTACAAACAATTTTACATCTATGTCAACTGATTTCGAACTCCAAATGGTAAACATAATCAAAATCGGAACTGAGAGCTGGGTACATTGGACAGAACTAAAAAGCTAAAGTTAAACTTGGGCAACTCTTACTCGCTTGCTCAAGGTGCTGTCTTTTTTAATCTGATTCATTGTCTGCATTTAATAAAATGGAGATAGACATCTATCATTTAGtatttttaaatctttttttaTCTCAAAAAATGATATCAGTTACGTACATATATGGAAAATATTAATAGAATTAAATTATACTTgcaaatcaaatagatatagattgctttatattttctaaacttttaGCCTCCTTTTATATTAATAGAATAgttcatattttataaaataaaatagaactTTAGTTGATTAAATTAGTGTTTCTTTGGATTGTAAGTACCTTcgataaattcataaattattaatttatcgaTTAATTAATATctctttaaattaataaaattcataTGGTTCTAATGTTACTAATTTATACAGGTTTTACTGAACTTCGACAGACACGTTTCCAGAATGCAGTAACTGATGGACACAATGCTAAAACCACAATTTACTTtgcatctcaatttttttttcttcgttCACagcccttttttctttttcatttgtgCCTCATTTGAGACATTTGTTTGTGCTTCTTAGTGGTGCATCCTGAGAGAGTTGTATAATACTTTCCGTTTtggtagattttttttttctttctttttttgggcaGTTTTGAAATGGGAGATGTGACATATATGCCATATTTGGTATAATCCTCCTACATGATAATCCTGAGATGATAAACTGGAATGCTATATTTGGTGCAAACCACCTCCTACATGCCATATTTGGTATAATCCTGAGATGATAAACTGCCCTGCTTGGATTGgaattgaagaggtgatttttggttggtAACTAGACCGACCTGAATCAGTCCTCTCTGAGATGAAGTGAGGTAAACTCCTGTGTCCGAAGTGAATGgtggggcttctcccctgggatcactccgacggtcaagttagtatgagaacgagaaagAAGCAATAGTATTTGCCAAATGAACAGTGTGTttacttgttgggagtgtgtggggtatttatagagtgAGAGTGGAGGGCAGGACGAAGGTCTTATGTCGGTGGGACCCATACcctgccattacggctctgttccCTGTCAGGGggcctgactctgacactgtagccgcctggacAGGGTGACGAGGAGTCCTTTGCAGTAGTCATTAAGTgcgacagtgcttttcagataaagcactgatcCCGGATGATGTCAGGTGACTTGCCTCGTCCgcgtgcagctgaggtggaggtgccgaggtcacctacACGGTAGACTAGGGATCCGGCCGAGCTTAAGGGATATCCCCGAGGCACGGGTGAGCTCTGATGTCGGACGAGGTGAGGTCACCTCGGACATGCGGGgcggccgaggtgagcatcctcaataagccccccaagcctcggGAGCTCCGGGCTAGGGAGGTTCCGAGGCTTTCTTGTGCCGAAGTCGTAGAGAGCCGGAGTCCCGAAACTGCCCCGGAAGATGCGGGGACGCGACACGTGGACGTGTCAGTTGACAGGACGTGGTCACTGGTAACCGTCGCGTCGTGAAGTAGTGGGACGTTTCGTGCAGAGGGTGTCAGCTGAAAGGACGGGGTATTAATGAGGAGAGAGGGAGGCACGACGTTTTGAATTCGAACGTGGCCGTCCTTTCGCATTCTTGCCGCCTCTTCGGATTCTCCCCAAACCCTTATAAATAGGGGGGGTCCCCCTCATCGCACTTCTCAcacctttcattttcatccGAGACCCGCAAAGTTCGCGAGCGTAGCCGAGGTCAATATAGTAGCCGAGATCGGAGTAGTAGCCGAGATCAGATCCGAGGTCATCCACTTCGTCCAGTTCCGTAGGCAATAGTAAGTAcccttcttctttcttatttcGTCTTTCACCCATGGCCAAAACGGCTAAGACCCACAAAGAGACCATAACTCCGAGCCACCTGACCGAGGTGAGGCCGGATCCTGGGGAAGAAGCGACGACATCTAGTTCGGAAGGGTCGACCCCGAGTTCTGAGAAGGGATCAACCGAGGCGGGAGCCAGTGGGGCAGCCTCGGAGTTGGAGTCATCCGAGATGAGCGAGGGTGGTTCCGAGGTGGACTACAACGAGGAGCTCGGCGTCGAGACACCACACGACGAGGACGCCCTGGAGCCTGTCGCTCCCGAGGACCTAGCCAACATCGACTTCGGCAAGATGCCGAAGTTTAGAAGTCGCATCCGAAGAGATAGGGCCGTGAAGGTGATGAACAAGTACCCTTTCCGGTCGGGGTACGAGATCATTCCGGCCGGAGCAGATGACTCAGCCGAAAAGCCCCCCTTGGGCACAGTGGCCATCTATGTCCAACAGTTAGAGGCCGGGCTGAGGATGCCCACGTCAAGGTTCTTCAGGGACTTGCTTCGTCACTTCGGCGTGAGGATTACCC
Above is a genomic segment from Coffea eugenioides isolate CCC68of chromosome 5, Ceug_1.0, whole genome shotgun sequence containing:
- the LOC113770193 gene encoding ER membrane protein complex subunit 8/9 homolog, with protein sequence MGGETKYEIHQNAYIKLVLHALKHKTSAVNGVLLGRLSGDDTVEIVDSVPLFHSQIGLLPPLEIALIMIEEYYNDKGLSIVGYFHANERFDDFELSNVAKNIGDHISKYFPGAALLLLDNKKLEALPKGKDGNPVMQLYTKDTSRSWKLVGSDRLTVKEPSANVILLDFISSKKWKDITDFDDHLDDISKDWLNSDLFN
- the LOC113771980 gene encoding lipid transfer-like protein VAS, translated to MKLVPRYCSIALVFILSFSSRVEEIRAQDQSCIQRLQPCMDYLNGNRDPPSSCCDPLKVVIRSEPECLCSMISIRGANQAERAGINITQAQQLPGRCGVHINPLGCILGAPTSSSASFSFRVPSMAAVAGSWMMPPGQGDEESFAVVIKCDSAFQIKH